One Nitrospina watsonii DNA segment encodes these proteins:
- a CDS encoding glycosyltransferase family 9 protein: MPKNILILNQTRMGDLVQCTPLIAGLRQKHPDAKITLAVNRSFEEFARKILHVDELVVFDIGQYNDQDWSKEVVWVTLVQYLKKCLDALRGKNFDLVVNLSHSFLSAYMIKYLQIPEARGFCCNEEGDRKTEHPWFQYFFIEPMNRPYNTFNLVDIFGRGGDIEPATSGILVRNGAEDEAAVSGVIETHGIDQDELVIGIQAGSSIADRRWPASRFAELVDRLIETSNARTILFGVKSETELSEQIIGASKNPTRIVNLCGQTSITQLIGMLKRCRYLVTNDTGTMHIAAALGVRIVGLFFAHAHPAETGPYSAGDLIFRANIACAPCSYHVHCSNVICVDKVQPRHVSALIHGHLESGRWQVPEFMQHLPEMDLLESYFDEEGYLAYKPLIRHPLAMETLFSQAYRRMWRDCLMETRETPSEAALKEMGDFLEQHYDVRGEDGLWDRVLRKQEELHRLLRLLTDGGVTSDKLMQIYGDHGFDKPRIQALGERIAGIDDAIRKIGLTHPELNPLCDMFDRRKENFEGKDLLDLAQRTSDCYRKFKIEALSLYTVLDSLRERLAEEDSTGPDQADVSSKRMAVPGR, translated from the coding sequence ATGCCAAAAAATATCCTCATCCTCAACCAGACGCGCATGGGCGATCTCGTTCAGTGCACGCCACTCATTGCCGGGTTGCGGCAGAAGCACCCCGATGCAAAAATCACCCTGGCTGTAAACAGGTCCTTTGAAGAGTTTGCTCGCAAAATCCTCCATGTGGATGAATTGGTGGTGTTCGACATCGGCCAGTACAACGATCAGGACTGGAGCAAAGAAGTCGTCTGGGTGACCCTTGTGCAGTATTTAAAAAAGTGTCTGGATGCTTTACGCGGCAAAAATTTCGATCTGGTGGTCAATCTCAGTCATTCTTTTCTCAGCGCGTACATGATCAAGTACCTGCAAATCCCGGAGGCCCGCGGATTTTGCTGTAATGAAGAGGGGGATCGCAAAACCGAGCACCCGTGGTTCCAGTACTTTTTCATCGAGCCCATGAACCGGCCTTATAACACATTCAACCTCGTCGATATTTTTGGGCGGGGCGGCGATATCGAGCCCGCCACCAGCGGCATTCTGGTGCGCAATGGAGCCGAGGATGAAGCGGCCGTCTCCGGGGTGATCGAAACCCATGGCATCGATCAGGATGAACTGGTGATCGGCATTCAGGCAGGGTCCAGCATTGCAGACCGGCGTTGGCCGGCCTCGCGATTTGCAGAGTTGGTCGATCGCCTGATCGAAACATCGAATGCGCGAACCATTCTGTTCGGCGTGAAATCCGAAACGGAGTTGTCGGAACAGATCATCGGTGCATCCAAAAACCCCACACGGATTGTGAATTTGTGCGGCCAGACGTCTATCACCCAACTGATAGGCATGTTGAAACGATGCCGCTATCTGGTCACCAACGACACCGGCACCATGCACATCGCCGCCGCTCTGGGTGTCCGCATCGTCGGTTTGTTCTTCGCCCATGCGCATCCTGCCGAAACCGGCCCCTATTCGGCAGGCGACCTCATTTTCCGCGCCAACATCGCCTGTGCACCGTGCAGCTACCATGTGCATTGCAGTAATGTGATCTGCGTGGACAAGGTGCAGCCCCGGCATGTGTCGGCCTTGATTCACGGTCATCTGGAGTCCGGGCGCTGGCAGGTTCCCGAATTCATGCAGCATCTCCCCGAGATGGACTTGCTGGAATCGTATTTTGACGAGGAAGGCTACCTGGCCTACAAACCGCTCATCCGCCATCCTCTTGCAATGGAAACGTTATTCTCTCAGGCGTACCGCCGCATGTGGCGCGATTGTCTGATGGAAACCCGGGAGACGCCTTCCGAAGCGGCTTTGAAAGAGATGGGAGATTTTCTGGAGCAGCACTATGACGTACGGGGTGAAGATGGGCTTTGGGACCGGGTGCTCCGCAAGCAGGAAGAACTGCACCGGCTCTTGCGACTGCTTACGGACGGGGGCGTCACCAGCGACAAGCTGATGCAGATTTACGGCGATCATGGGTTCGACAAGCCCCGCATCCAGGCACTGGGGGAGCGCATCGCCGGCATCGATGACGCCATCCGGAAAATCGGTTTGACGCATCCCGAACTCAACCCATTGTGCGACATGTTCGATCGGCGAAAGGAAAATTTTGAAGGCAAGGACCTGCTGGATCTGGCGCAGCGAACCAGCGACTGCTATCGGAAATTTAAAATTGAAGCGCTGTCTTTATACACCGTGCTCGACTCTCTGCGTGAGCGGTTGGCGGAAGAGGATTCCACGGGTCCCGATCAGGCGGATGTGAGTTCCAAAAGAATGGCGGTGCCGGGCAGGTAA
- a CDS encoding CgeB family protein, which translates to MNHFDSNIQILEKTDPGLAARVKLEPYPEHITVVTAKDGQAVPVYGEISLHSRYYPKKEAVDSLVGFEPQGDSVIAVLGLGFGYHLKEIVERFDNPIIVIEPRLDLFRAFLQHVDLRDCLQRVQFRIDEPPPKILARNETRNWEVFVHQPSTFVSSQYFEKMEQCIRTLDVLETKSLRILVVNPVYGGSLPTARFCKDALASMGHVVDSVDCDRFKDAYFEIQKITRIENNQKFLNHKLMELMGEAVVARAVEFKPDLVLGLAQAPMSAEAVSKLKVMKIPVAFWFVEDCHTLTYWKDVAGQYDYFFTIQQGEFFRKLGEQGLSNFYYLPQAAHPPIHKPLELSDEDKKKFQADLSFMGEGYYNRHRAFARLLDQNFKIWGTGWVQNSGYWPHIQNNGERVDSDDCVKIYNAGKVNLNLHSSTYHDGINPNGDFVNPRTFEIAACGGFQLVDSRSEMGDCFRIGEEMVTFTTLDEMRDKALYYMEHEEERQEVVRKARERVLKEHTMRHRMQEMLLHIYSDREEELCVRLENRKSEIDRALEQVQNDAELEAFLKPFRGKKDFTFQTVLDQINENDGSFSDPELLFLMVDQIIPKKG; encoded by the coding sequence GTACGGGGAGATTTCCCTGCACAGCAGGTATTACCCGAAAAAGGAAGCCGTGGACAGTCTCGTTGGCTTTGAACCGCAAGGCGATTCGGTCATTGCCGTGCTTGGTTTGGGATTCGGGTATCATCTCAAAGAAATCGTTGAGCGGTTTGACAATCCGATTATCGTCATTGAACCGAGACTGGATTTATTCCGCGCCTTCCTCCAGCACGTGGATCTGCGTGATTGCCTGCAGCGTGTTCAATTCCGTATCGATGAACCGCCTCCCAAAATCCTGGCACGCAACGAAACCCGGAACTGGGAGGTATTCGTCCATCAGCCGTCAACTTTTGTGTCATCCCAGTATTTTGAAAAGATGGAGCAGTGCATTCGGACTCTGGATGTGCTGGAGACCAAGTCGTTGCGTATCCTTGTGGTCAATCCCGTTTATGGCGGGTCGCTGCCGACGGCCAGATTCTGCAAGGATGCTTTGGCGTCCATGGGGCATGTGGTGGATAGCGTCGATTGCGATCGCTTCAAGGACGCCTATTTTGAAATTCAAAAAATAACCCGTATCGAGAACAATCAGAAATTCCTGAACCACAAACTCATGGAGTTGATGGGAGAAGCCGTGGTTGCACGCGCCGTCGAGTTCAAGCCCGACCTGGTTCTGGGGTTGGCGCAGGCACCGATGAGTGCAGAAGCGGTTTCCAAACTGAAAGTAATGAAAATCCCGGTGGCGTTCTGGTTCGTCGAAGACTGCCACACGCTGACTTACTGGAAGGACGTGGCCGGTCAGTACGATTATTTTTTCACCATTCAACAGGGCGAGTTTTTCAGGAAGCTGGGTGAACAGGGTCTGAGTAACTTCTACTATCTGCCGCAGGCGGCGCACCCTCCCATTCACAAACCTTTGGAACTCTCCGATGAAGATAAGAAAAAATTTCAGGCCGACCTTTCCTTCATGGGGGAAGGGTATTACAACCGGCATCGTGCCTTCGCCCGCCTGCTAGATCAGAATTTCAAAATATGGGGCACCGGTTGGGTGCAGAACTCGGGTTACTGGCCACACATCCAGAATAACGGAGAGCGTGTGGACAGTGACGATTGCGTGAAAATATACAATGCAGGCAAGGTCAACCTGAATCTGCATTCCTCGACATATCATGACGGGATCAATCCGAATGGTGACTTCGTCAATCCCCGAACCTTTGAGATCGCCGCCTGCGGTGGGTTTCAACTGGTCGATTCCCGGTCTGAAATGGGAGACTGTTTCCGCATTGGCGAGGAAATGGTCACGTTCACCACGCTCGATGAGATGCGGGACAAGGCTCTCTATTACATGGAACATGAAGAAGAACGCCAGGAGGTGGTTCGCAAGGCAAGGGAGCGGGTTCTGAAAGAACACACCATGCGGCACCGGATGCAGGAAATGCTGCTGCACATTTATTCTGACCGGGAAGAGGAACTGTGCGTACGCCTGGAAAACCGGAAGAGCGAGATCGACCGTGCCCTGGAACAGGTTCAAAACGATGCCGAACTGGAAGCTTTCTTGAAACCTTTTCGCGGCAAAAAAGATTTTACGTTTCAAACCGTCCTGGACCAGATCAACGAGAACGACGGGTCGTTTTCCGATCCGGAGCTGTTGTTTCTCATGGTGGACCAAATCATTCCAAAAAAGGGTTGA